A part of Puntigrus tetrazona isolate hp1 chromosome 21, ASM1883169v1, whole genome shotgun sequence genomic DNA contains:
- the LOC122326764 gene encoding transcription factor 7-like — protein MDKHPKMRAKKRFRNDEKDSATDEPVPKCATAEENYILKKPGPSFTNPAVKTERVSEPTEVNSLTTNEGFYSTNRSLTGDFGTKQHIADLVTFPVYPSGLTSMVLTTDNALSSFSATSQAFPVQDKTQPFNCNLSSDAPFPKINYQPISNAYFPIVTYQPISAASVTNREPIGEAPVYPNTRGLNFNQPPSGTESEVAGIQKKNAPIKRPMNAFFLWSKIHRPTLSKANPNASNCDISVQLGLEWHKLSEEQKKPYYEEARRIMAQHMEKYRDWVYRPCREKKKHSTSLRSEVVPSAQTSSLFFPRWVQRPNPYPEPLTSAREQHGLKYPANINQAIEMQKAFINTDQCPLSAPCCIFSADLHKTGQRFYLAESIPCSSSSSHLYFTGHYEDLRHLS, from the exons ATGGATAAACACCCCAAAATGAGAGCTAAGAAGAGGTTCAGAAACGATGAAAAAGACTCAGCAACTGACGAACCGGTGCCAAAATGTGCCACAGCAGAggaaaactacattttgaaGAAACCCGGTCCTTCTTTCACGAACCCCGCTGTCAAAACTGAACGAGTCAGTGAACCAACTGAAGTTAACAGCTTGACAACGAATGAAGGCTTTTACTCGACCAACAGGTCATTAACGGGGGATTTTGGGACTAAACAGCACATCGCCGACTTGGTTACATTTCCAGTTTATCCCTCGGGTCTAACTTCAATGGTGCTAACCACTGATAACGCGCTTTCCTCTTTTAGCGCAACTTCTCAGGCTTTCCCAGTTCAAGACAAGACGCAGCCATTTAACTGTAATTTGTCCAGTGACGCGCCTTTCCCAAAAATAAActatcagccaatcagcaaTGCCTATTTTCCGATAGTAACCTATCAACCAATCAGCGCAGCGTCTGTAACAAACCGTGAGCCAATCGGCGAAGCTCCCGTGTATCCCAATACCCGAGGTCTGAACTTCAATCAGCCGCCTTCTGGAACAG AAAGTGAAGTGGCAGGAATTCAGAAGAAAAATGCTCCTATCAAAAGGCCCATGAATGCCTTCTTCTTATGGTCAAAGATCCACCGACCCACCTTGTCTAAAGCCAACCCTAACGCTAGTAACTGCGACATCAGTGTTCAGCTGGGGCTGGAATGGCACAAACTGTCTGAAGAGCAGAAGAAGCCATACTACGAAGAAGCCCGCCGAATCATGGCACAACACATGGAGAAGTACCGAG ATTGGGTCTATCGGCcatgcagagaaaaaaagaagcattcCACATCACTGAGGTCAGAGGTCGTCCCTTCGGCCCAAACCTCCTCACTCTTTTTTCCGAGATGGGTACAGAGACCTAACCCTTACCCAGAGCCCCTAACATCAGCGAGAGAGCAGCACGGTTTAAAATATCCAG CCAACATTAACCAGGCCATCGAGATGCAGAAAGCTTTCATCAACACAGATCAATGCCCTCTCTCTGCCCCATGCTGTATCTTCTCTGCAGACCTCCACAAGACTGGACAGCGGTTCTACCTGGCAGA ATCCATTCCATGTTCAAGCTCGTCTAGCCATCTTTACTTCACGGGCCACTATGAAGATCTGAGGCATCTGTCCTGA
- the LOC122326072 gene encoding polyadenylate-binding protein 1-like, translated as MSKFFKWSSSEDNFKQGDLSWSLLVSNLHPLVHEGVLHKIFSPFGPICSLRVFKSVNNIHCGYAFVTFEHLNDARDALEALDCLELMDRQQMRVSWADHLSFTILARRADVADLCEVLSYFGQFPPRRVQENGSFGSDDPEESDPRAPKSLIASNLLLGVSERELLEAFSPFGPISSVHVCRNELTRVSCGYGFITFKHRRDAERALEALNFSELFGKTMCISFVQDATVEAVMRSSSPQAEVTDENRPEPVEQSLGRKLVNSAKKALIGVLKKPETWFCVAFVAVVCLTEEK; from the coding sequence atgtcaaaattctTCAAGTGGTCCTCAAGTGAGGATAACTTCAAACAAGGAGATCTCAGCTGGTCATTGCTAGTGAGCAATTTGCACCCACTTGTGCATGAAGGAGTGCTGCATAAGATATTCAGCCCGTTCGGACCCATTTGTTCTCTGCGGGTGTTCAAAAGTGTAAATAACATCCATTGCGGATATGCTTTCGTTACTTTTGAACATCTCAACGATGCAAGAGATGCTCTAGAGGCTCTGGATTGTTTGGAGCTTATGGACAGACAACAGATGCGTGTCAGTTGGGCCGACCACTTATCGTTTACGATCCTAGCGAGGCGCGCTGACGTTGCTGATTTATGTGAAGTCTTGTCATACTTCGGTCAATTCCCTCCGCGCAGAGTGCAAGAAAACGGCAGCTTTGGCTCGGATGACCCCGAGGAGAGCGACCCTCGCGCGCCGAAGTCATTGATTGCAAGTAACCTGCTGCTCGGAGTGAGCGAACGAGAGTTGCTGGAAGCATTCAGCCCATTCGGACCCATCTCctctgtgcatgtgtgcagaAATGAGTTAACCCGGGTCTCTTGCGGATACGGTTTTATTACCTTCAAACACCGACGTGATGCAGAAAGGGCTCTGGAGGCTCTGAATTTTTCAGAGCTCTTTGGCAAAACGATGTGCATCTCGTTTGTCCAAGACGCAACCGTGGAGGCCGTAATGAGGAGCAGCAGCCCTCAAGCCGAAGTCACAGACGAAAACCGACCTGAGCCCGTCGAGCAGTCGCTTGGAAGAAAGCTAGTAAATTCGGCGAAAAAGGCATTAATAGGAGTTTTGAAAAAGCCGGAAACCTGGTTTTGCGTCGCTTTTGTGGCCGTGGTATGCCTGACGGAGGAAAAATAA